In Epinephelus moara isolate mb chromosome 20, YSFRI_EMoa_1.0, whole genome shotgun sequence, the genomic stretch CAGTTTTTCAGACATGATTTCTGTTTGTTGGAGATATATATTTGCAGCTGTTATCTCTCGCTGCCGTTTAAAGCTGCAGAGCTCAGGAAGTGATAGCCAGGCAGGAGAGGGGGCTGGACTGGGTGAACAGGAAGTATCTATGACATCAGAGTTGGGCTAGGCAATGATATCGATATCAGTATATGAGACTTGATGTCGTCTTAGATTTTGTATAGTAATATCGTAAGTGTCGTCttctcctggttttaaaggctttATTACATTAAGTGATGTAAAGCCCTGAGCTTTTACACCATTGCAACAACAGAAGCATAAAGGAGAGCTCCAGTTTCACCTCTGACACTCCTGAGTCTGTATTTAGACGTACAGAAGGGATTTCTTACCCGAAGGAGATGCAGTAGAAGATGATGAGCAGAGAAATGCTCCTGCATTTGAGCGATTCACGAAACATCTGCTTAATAGGCACCAAGGCCTGTAAGTCAAACCAgagaaattaattaaatgacAATGACAAATATCAGTAATCAAGGAATAACATAATAATATAGCAGTATGAGTAACAACTGTGTGTTTGACAGggtggattactgaacaggcaaAATGGACAACTGCCCACAGGGTCCTCTAAAGTCTTGCCTCTCAAATTTGACGATTTGCCACTTTCAGTTCTCTGAATATTTTGTTGGAAGAATACAGgacatattttattatttactgacattttgcagaaaaaaactATTAATTATTAAAGTAAATAATGAGAAGATTAATTGACAATGCTGTTAAAAGTGAGCTGAAGCCCTACAAATGTGGTCAGGCAGTACTACAGCAAGTTTCACCCTGAGGACCCACAGCTGGTTAATCTAGCTGCGCTACTTCAAGTCCTACACGCACACACCAATAGTCCACTATTCCAAATATGACAAGATTCCTTATTTGACACAGCTACTGTAAACAACATACTCAGTTAAAATATTCTGACTTAGGCCTTTTTCAGATTTAGACCTCTGGGATATGCtggtattattcaggttttagcagcattctttggacatgtattgCGCATTTGGAAGATGTGTCTCAGCTGTGGTTTTTACCGCAGTTTGCGACACACCGCTTCTTGTCTGGTCACGGTCAGCTCTGTTGttacacaaaccaactcaccAAGCCTTTGTAAAGCTGAGGTAGAGATGCATACCCAAAAGACAAGCCTACATTTGTGGTCGGAAGCAGAAGCAcatctacttttaaacattataaacATTCAAATATGAGCAGATTTTTGGGTTTGTGCAAATATCGTCGActttttcaagaaggtggttgtaGGAGGCTGTATTTGCACTGTGCAACAAGTCAGCCGACGgtggaaaactttgaaaatatCCTATAATGATGCATAGAAGCAAAATGGCGCAAGCAGCTGTGACTGTTtaacttttctgtattttgacgtaaaaaacatgtcagagcacaTTATTCAGAATATGCTCAGCTGCATGCAAATGAGAATACTAGtggaatattaattttcattagccatgtaaacagctggcATCTCACCACAATGTATTcagctgaattaaaaaaatgtgctttGACAAATTTCTGCAGCTGTCCTCTAAATATCATCTCTGTGGATGTGGAGTTCTTCTCTGTTAGTGACattacctttttcaaaatacTGGCGAGTCTCCCTCCACGTGAACTACGACCTCTGGTCTCCTCCACTTCCCCTTTTTGCTTTGAGCTGGTGCACAAACCAAATTCCTTCAAAAGAGTTTGAAATTAGTCGTCACACTCACAGTAGATCATTACACTGTAGAATGAGGGAAGGAAGTGGCAAAGAGAACTTGCACAAACCACAAACAAATAATGAAACTTTCATTAGAAACATAACTTCCCTTCGATTTCACCTTTTGCTCTGTTTCTTTGGCTCGTACTTTGTCATTTCAATCTCTGTCTCTTACCGGTAAATCCTTTCCCTTCCTCCATGTGTTCAGCTTAAACATCACTTGGAAGACGTGGATCGCCTCTGTCTCTCGGCCAGCCTGGGAAAGGCAGGACAAAAGTCTCAAAGACGGCtcaggagaaaacaaaaagcaagctGCAAACACACTGTGGCCTTGAAATACCTCCATGAGGAACTTGGGGCTTTCAGGCATGAGCAGCTTGAAGAGAATGGCTGACGTGAGGCTGGGAACAGAGCACAGCACCACGAACAATCTCCAGCTCTGAAACTCCAGTGATCCCAGTGAAAAATGTGCCCAGGTTCTTGGAATCACCAGCCAGGCAAGACCTGCAGACAAGATAGACACTCAGTACACAAGGCTAGACGTTTTCCATGTCAGGACTCAGAactctttgttttattgtgataGTGCCTGCCAAGAAGTTCATGCTTTCACTGCAAAGTctaaatctttgttttttaaggatGTATTCAGGTTTTTAAAGCGAGAACAAACTGGTTAAACTTTGTATAAATGTACTCCTCTTGCCCAGAAATTGATGTTAGCGTGCCATCTTCAAGGATGTCTTAATCTCTAAATGCAtcctgaggagagaggaggcttgcCAGAGGAGCTACATATGAGCCAGCTTATCCTTTGTGGAAGGCTTTTATGGCACCCATGGCGTATAAAAGATGGGTGACACAGCTGCCAGGTTGTGAATTTAatcaaaagtaaatatataagtTGTTACAAAGACTGTTGTGCTCATCTGACAGAGGTCATAAAATACAACGGTAGGCTATAATAACAATACAATTGACACATGACGCAGCTGTGCCACGCATCTTATTTAATTGAAtttgctttaaaatgtcagCGCCGAGGCAAGTATGTCACGTTTTGTTAAACCCCCGTTGTCTTGACTCATTTCACCTTGTGTctcttcttcacctcctctGCCTGCATCTTAACAAAACATGGGCAGAAAACTCCAGTGGCATGTTTCAGCTTTTGGGAAAGACCAATGAAACAACACCCTCCTGTGAGAAAATGGAAAGCATGAACGTCTAGCCGTCCGATGCTCTCCATGACAAGTCACAAGTTCATCTTGGCACACTTAAACAGAGCAGAGCCATCATTGATGATATTTGTAGCATCTGTGCTTTTCTTGCTGCTGTAGGACAAATCAAAATGTCCGTCATTAAAAGGGCGACTgattaatcagaatcagaatcagatttCAGTTTACAGACCCACAGATGTGTTAATCTAATGCATGCAGACAGATGTGGAGTCATTAATGTAACATGTAGCAAGCTATTAATGCAAGATAAAGCACACTAGATGTTAGCATGTTTGTCCTGTAACCAGTGGTAGCAGCACTTGTGTTTTTATCCTGCAACACTGACACTGTTATATTTATGTGTCTTCCCACCTGCAGCCAGGATGTTTCCTGCCATCCAGAAGGTGGCCAGAGCACTGATCATTGCACCTCTCCTCAGACGGGGCATAAACTCTGAGAAGTAGGAGAAGATAACTGGGATCGACCCGCCGACACTGCAGAGGGGAAGAAAACAGCTTTTAATCTTGAGCTGTCTGCAACTGTTTACTTATTTAGGAGGCAAATCGTTACTGTGGTTGGTCTTATGAGGACACTGCGAGTAAAGGTCACACTTTCACAATTTACCACTTCATAACTTCCAGTTTGTTTGACTCATATTTTCCATCACCTACACCTATGTTTTGCTTCATGTGGGTGttgtaaggaaaaaaacacaatcgTTTAAATGCAGTATGACCTCATTAAGCATGGAAACATACTTGAATGAAGTTTGTTTCCCTGCTTAATGAGGTCACACTGCACTGTGTGGCTGTCAGGTACACAACTTGGCACCCAcatcaaaaaaatgtaaaacatataCAAATCACGTGCTCACCCGATGCCGCTGATGAACCGCAGCAGCAGGAAAAGCCAGAACCACGGCGCCACGCTGGCCAGACCTCCAAATAACCCGTTAATTGTCAGGGACACAATCAAGACCCTGCGACGCCCTCTCTGGTCAGCCAAGTATCCCCACATGTAGCCGCCCACCATCATTCCTAAGAAACAGGAATAAGGAAGAAAGTAAGACAAGACAACAGcatttagcattagcatttagcttgaAGCGTTGCTGATACTGCCGACACTGgtatggctgtagactcttattttcttttagtgTTGTTTTCACAACTAGACTGAAGAGTTCAGCCTCATTCGTTTTTTATTCAAATGTtggcaacatttttaaaattcagtgtCAGACTTTCTACACTGCAGCATCATGCTCTGTTTGTAACTGTTTTTCAATTCCCCAAACGTCATCgggggctttgggaaacacagGTCAACATTTCTTTTACGATTgtcttacattttatagaccaaacaactaattgattcATTGAGAAAATAGTAGATGGATTAAtggcaataaaaataattgcTAGTAGCAGCCCTAGTATTCACAGGTGAACTGTACCTGCTCAGGGCTGCAATAAATGAttgtttcattattgattattttcttgataagtctataaaacattaacatttttggaaaaaatgCCATTCAGTTTCTCAGAGGCCACAGTGACACCTTTTAATTTGCTTATTTCATCCGACCAACACTCCAAAAACCTGTAAATATTCgttataaatgacaaagaaaagcagcaaaatctctcctttgagaagctgaaaccagacGACATTTGGCATtttactaaaaataaataaataactggaACGATCACCAATTGTCAAAAATAATTGCCGATTCATTTTTCTATCTGTCCACCACGACTCAGACAGGATAACAGATTTATTATTAAATGACTGTGATTCACCGAGGAAGATGCTGGCAGTGAGCAGGCCCATGTCTGAAGAGCTCAGCAGCAGATCACAGCGTGCTGTTGGCAgcagaaaagacacacacagaatctCCACGGCGTCACTGGCATTGGCCCAACCacacaccaccagcagcagccagtGGAACAAACCAAAACCTGAGAGCGACAGCAGAACAGACAGTGAGTAAACAAAGAGAAAAGTGATCTGTTAAGGAATCAACGGATGTCTTTATAGGCCTAATTTGGATATATTCAACAGTAATGTCGTCTAGCTGCCCATTATGGTCAAGAGACACCTCAGTATTACATGTCAGCTTTAAAGAGATTGTGAAATCTAATGTGTTCGAAACTGAGCTTATTCCTTTCACAATAATGCATCCAGATTCTGTTTTTAATATTATGTCATGTACTCTTTTTCTACCTCACCACTGTTAGGTCAAAACGtattcagggtgtctacaggtccttaaagagtcttaaaattaaattacaataaGGCCTTAagtagtcttaaatttgaatttgtgaggtcttaactaccacaaaacatttaatctcatttcatttatacattttttaatttcttttgtgaaaatgagtgaagtCTTTATATGTAACAGTCCacatttttaatgttacaaatctttaaactaTAAAAGTCATTTTACgtcatacttgcacttacctgttggcaaactGTAGATtgacttaactcactctaataaccatattccttcATAAAAATgacctctgcacaagaccacatatatactacttaACTGCAGTGCTTACCTGCGATTCTTGAATAAGTGAAACGTGAACTGTCtaaaaatctgtcctaaatttggttaaaatgcGTCTTGAACGTGTGTCTGACAAAACAGCAATAATACTTGTACTTTTTAGGATTATTATTCCAGCatgtttgcctttattagacaggACAGATCCAGAGTGAAAGggggacaacatgcagcaaagggccgtggCTTGGAATTGAGCCTGCAGCTTTGTACACAGGGCGTCCGCTCCAGTAGTTGAGCTATGGAGCGCCTCCATTTTAATGTACTTTTGATGTTTAAGAGCAACACAAAATGGCCCAAAGTAACAGGAACACCATGAAACTTTATATTACCTGCTTTCTCCACTGCTTCCTCATATGTTAATCTTCTATGTGGAGCATCACCAGCGTCACCGGTGGTGTTTGATGCACTCCTTTCGAAAATTACTTCACctgaagcagcagcaaaaacacatgcaaacaggTCACATGAAGGATGATTTCAGATGAATAACTTCAGACCCTAATCCTCAAAGTTAGTTTAATGACAGTTGATGATTTTCAGAACACCAATTTACTATGAATTAACTGACAAACAGGAAATCTGAGGTCAGGAGGTATTCCAGTATAGGAGTGGTTTCAACATGTGCATGATACAATCAGCAACTATTTCTATAATTGATTAATCGTTTAATTCAATTCACTCAGGATTGTAGGCTATGTTGgcactgttttatgtttttatctaaaGCTAAAGGGGCAGTTTTTGGGGTCTGAGGACATTCAGGACTTGGCCAGGACCTCTGGAGGAGAGTCTAAATCATTGACAGACTAAAATGTGTACCTCAGAAAGTGTCATTTACTCTCCAACTGTGAATTGTGATGTTAAAAACAGAGGTAGCTGTTAGAAATCAGTTTTGAGTGGAAACAGCATGGAATCTGCTGTCAAACATGTATTGACTGGAGTTGTATTTAAGTTTGCAGTGGTGGAATTTAGATACTCTCACTTAcgtgagtatttccattttatgctagtTAATAGGGTACTCCTATTCCTGTTTCGGAggcaaatattttactttttaactcTGACATTTATTCGACAGCTTTACTTTGAAGATTCCgactgttaataaaaaaatataaaccaaCTAACAAATGATGATGTATTATTAAACTACCTACCAGTGtctgaagtcattaaaatgagctccacctgtacaagctgcaacattaaagtgacaaacacattaatgcatcgaTAATTTattattctgcataatgagtacttttactttgatacTAATAGTCCTTCTTTTTTGTACCTTTACTTGGATgatattttgaatgcaggacttttacagaATATTTCATTAAGATCTTAGTGTGCTGCCTCCTCCACCACTGTAGTTTACTGGAATATTATATGGGCCGTCTTTCACTCCCACACAATTTTCAAAGTTCATGACCTGCTTATTTTTCCATCATCTGCTGGTCTGTCTGTCTTACTGCTAACTCAATTATAtgcctcaaaattgtacttgagtaaagtAGTTAAGTAAATGTAATTGATTACTTCCCACTACTTAAAGTAACTAGTAAGTAATCACAAATGCAGTggggtaaaaagtacaatatttgtaCAAGTCTCTACAACCTTTAAAAAACTGTGtcctcctttctctctgcaTTGTTTCCATTCTTATGgcttatttcatttttgttttcttttgttgttcttgttctctgtaaagcgtctttgagtatcaagaaaagtgctatataaatccaatgtataataataataataataataaaaccaattcattattattatccatccattttcatccacttatgcTGGGctgggttgcgggggcagcaggccaagcaaagcaccccagacgtccctctccacagcaacactttccagctcctcctgggggaccccaaggtgttcccaggccagatgagatatataatccctccagtgtgttctgggtctgccccggggcctcctaccagtgggacattcctggaacacctctaacaggaggcgtccaggaggatcctgatcagatgcccgaaccacctcaactgacccctttcaatgcgaaggagcagcggctctactctgtgctccctctggatgtctgagctctttaccctatctctaaggctgagcccagccaccccacggaggaaactcatttcagccgcttgtattattatcattattattattgttgttattattattacctcaACATTGTACTTAGGTACAGTACTTAAGTATGTAATTACATTTCACCACTTCCTGGAGCTGACGCTTGGAGGGATCTTTTAAGGCCTGCACAATAATATCGACACGTCATCGGTATCAGCCAATATcgactttaaaatgaactgaatagGCCAacttgctttttcttaatttgcaaaataaataaatattacattaatTTAAATGCATCATTTTCCATGTCTCCACCTGCACGTGGGCCATCATGAAAAGAGTATGTATGCATAATATGTTAATTCccctacagaagagacttgacgATCACTTaaattaggtagggaaaaaagCTAATATATCGATATCGGTATCAGATATTGGTCAAATGAGATGTTACATATCGGCAGAAAATCCATTATCATGCATCTTTATTGGGTAGAGTACAAGTACCTCGAAATTGTACTTAGGTACAGCACTTGAGTATGTACCTACTTTCTACCACTTCCTGGAGCTGACTCTAGGAAGGATATTTTTAGGGATTCTCATCAGAATTGGCCAATAtgggctttaaaatgaactatcagagttggccaacatgctttttcctAAATTGCACAATGAACGAATAtcacatacatttaaaagcatctgctggtgggccatcacgataagagtacgCTTGCATaacatgatgttaattccacaacAGAGGAGACTttatgatcactaaaattaggttggggaaaaaagtggatatatcgatattggtattagttattggtcaaatgagttggCATATTGGACATCAGCAAAAACTCCAATATCATGCATTCGTGTTGGGTAGAGTACAAGTACCTCGAAGTTGTACTTAGGTACAGCACTTGAGTATGTGCTTACTTTCTACCACTTCCTGGAGCTGactcttaaagggatatttttaGGGATTATCATCATTATCGTCCAATATCAGTAACTATAAAAATCggtcaacatgctttttcttaatttgtacAATGATTGcatattaaatacattaaaaagctTTGTaattcatgtctccatctgctggtgggccatcacgataagagtatgcatgcataatatgatgtttatTCCACTACATAAGAAACTtcttgatcactaaaattaggtagggaaaaaagtAGATTTATCTATcggttatcggtcaaatgagttgttacatattgccatattggatatcggcaaaaaatccaatatcatgcattcCTATTgggtaaagtacaagtacctcgaAATTGTTCTTAGGCACTTTCTACCACTTCCTGGGGCTGACTCTTAGAGGGATATTTTTAGGGATTCTCATTGTCGGTATCGGCCCATacaggctttaaaatgaaatatcggAATCAGCCAATgtttccatctgctggtgggccattaTGAAAAgagcatgcatgcataatatgatgttaattcacccacagaagagacttgatagTCATTAAAATTAGttagggaaaaaaagtggatatatcgatatcagtaTTGGTTATCGGTCagatgagttgttacatatcagcatattgGATGTCAGcgaaaaaaatccaatatcatgcattcCTATTCAGTAGAGTACCTCAAAAATACTGATTAAAGCACTTGAATATGTACTTTCGTTCCACCACTTCCTTAAGTTAactcttaaagggatattttgtgtatttttgggaGTTAAATTGAGATATGGGATAACCTTTGTTGCATGATTACAGAAACAAATCTGCTTTGGTGCCCtttaaactaaaaaacaaacaaacaaaaaaacactatatcTACAATGTCATTGCATAATATACTGAATGTGTGttatatgtctgtgtgtctggttATTAAATTAAACCTGAGTCAAACAGCAGTTAGTGATGAAGTGATGGAGTGTCAGTGACTTTTACCTTCATCTGAGTCCAGCTCGTTTGGCTTCAGGTAGGCACTGCTTAGGAGAGGCTCTCGCGCCTCTGCGTCTCCGGTATGCACGTGACGAGTCATCCccaccagcaaaaaaaaaaaaaatcagacgtCTCTATTTTGGGCACCGAACTGTGGTCAGATTAGCTTCACAAACCTGCTACCTGCCGTCCAGATCCATGTTAGTGTTGGAGCCGCTGCATTGGTCTCATGACTGCCAGGCTAACGGCGAAGCTAACCTGACAAGAAGGAGGACCAGGAAGTAAAAAGACAGCGGCGGTTGGCACGTCCTCCCCGAGCCTCCACTCACTCTCCTCTGCCTGCGGTAGCTGTCCGGTCTTCAGGCTGACTCTTACCACAACCACCACTTCAGCTTTACATGAGCACCTTTGACGTTAGCCGCTGAAGGAGATACGTCGGTGCcgcgcagtgcagagcagagcCGGGGAGCCGTTGACGGTTGCCTCcccttgtgtatgtgtgtgtgtgtgtgtttaaagaagATTGAAGATGGCGACCAGCTCGGAGCGCAGTCCTCCTCCGTTCCCCGACTCCGAGGACCAAGATGTGCTGGACACTGAAGAAGTCCGAGGCCGAGACAGCGATGAAGACGACGGGGACGAGGACCTCTTCCTGAGCGCGGTATGTCGTCCTAACGTTGGTTTGACGCTAagctagctaagctaagctaactctGATTTGGCTAACTGACATTAACTGACTAGTTAGCTAACGTCAGCAAAGAGAGCTAATGAGGCGCTTTAGCAAAAGTTTTGAGAGGGTGTCGACAAACATTCAGCTTATTTTAGCTTTTAGGAAACTGAGATAATAATGTTGACACAACCAACTGTCACGTCGGATGATATTTAACTTACAGCATTTACTCTAAGTTGAATAATCAAAGCAGTTTGGGGGGTTTTGGTGCAGAAAACACACCTACTGTCACAGTTTGTGGCTTTTAAACAGCCTGTTGTGATCTTTGACACTGTTGCAAACGCCCATTTTGGTATTGATTTCTTCCTGAAAAAGTTGCAATGTGGAGAACTGGCTGACTGTGATTTGATCAGGTCGATTAGGACACAAAGCAATCTAATAAAGCTCCTGTTTGCTTAACGATATGCGGATGTTTTCTGTGCACAATATCTCCAACTCCTCCAGGTTAATTTGTACTGAAATCTGAAGGTGTTCCTCTTCCAGATTTTGGGTGTGCAGACTTTTTAGGCCATGCACAGGTAAAGCAAGCCCTAATGTCAGCAGGCTGCAGAGACCGAGGTCTGTGTGGTTTGACACTGACAGTTGACATAATTTGGGAAGTGATTCTCGTATTCAAATGTAAAAGTGAGTGAAATTTCACTCTCTTTCTGAATGAGGATTAAAAAGCTGGCTCGTGCAGTCTCCTGTCATGTGAGTGAGCTCTGGTCACATGGTCAGAACCCGGATGTTTTCCCACAGTCAAAGTTCAGAGGAGAGATTGGAAAGTTGCTGTCTTTGATTTTTTCGAGCGCTGCATGGAAAACATTACTCAGCAGGTTGTGGATGTTGTGTTTAACAGTGTAGCTGAAGTCATGTTTGGAAGTGGACCAGGCAGTGGTTATTAGTGGAGTCACAGTGGCCTCGTGCATTAATAAAGGGACATGTTTTACAGATCAGTGTTGTGCACTCTGGcctttacttgtttttttgttttttttacatatgcACTTTGTTAAAAATTATTACATATTGTTACTTAATGTGATAATTAGTAAGTACAAGATAAGACTTTCACACTAAACCTAGCTGAGAAGTTTCTTATGTACTGTACTTTACTTGTCAGAGAAGGGAGCCAGCTGGGATGAACCTTATTCAATTCACTTCagtttataaagcccaatatcacaaatcacaatttgcctcagagggctttacagcatacgacacccCTCTGTCCCTTGggccctcgcagcagataaggaaaaacttaaaaaaaaaaaaaacctttatctggggaaaaaatgtttgaaacctcaggaagagcaactgaggagggatccctcttccaggacggacagacgtgcaatagatgttgagtgcacagaacagatcaacatgataaattaacagtgatccatatgacaaaatgatacattaagagagacagagacagagagatgcacaGTAAACAGTCATGAcaatagctacaataacattaattttagtgataatattattatattaataacAGTAATTGTGGTAGcatatgttgtaagtatatattaCTATATGATAGCATATGTGACagtaatcatatgtgtataataacagtagaagtatgactaataataatagcagtagtaggaggcatcaggcaggaccacggcagcagcgtAACCACGACACGCGATCCAGGCGTAGCCACGGTTCAAAGGAACctgtgagacagtggagcacaaagactccggagaagaagccaagttagtgacatgcagttataagacatgaatgttagcaagGGAACAAGACCcaacttttttcttcttcttcttcttcgttttttttaatttatttattcatttatttttgtatcttAACCCTCACTGAAGGACATACTCTTAAAGCTGGCACTAGCAACATGTCCATTTAATGACTGCTTTCCCAAATAATCTATACTAGAGTTGTACcaataccgataccagtatcggaaatgcctccgatactgcgtAAAATgaggtatcggcgagtacagcctatgaccaatccgataccacgtaatgcctcacgttaTTAGGGATACGCACGCTACAAGCAAACGAAACGGAAACacagcggagtttaaaaagcattctactgtagcctttaaaatgtcttttttttaccaaattgtgtggctgcactttaacctgtgtcttgatctgtgtcaacactggataataataataaaaaaagttttatggcattaattctactattatgtatttatttcttaatattttacatagagttttaggagttgagacatacaacaattcatatcccatccatttttattttacgcgctggtattggatcggtactcggtatcggcagatacctaaggttcagggatcggaatcagTATCGGGacggaaaaagtggtatcggtacatctctaatCTATACACAACAGTGGTG encodes the following:
- the sv2 gene encoding synaptic vesicle glycoprotein 2B; protein product: MTRHVHTGDAEAREPLLSSAYLKPNELDSDEGEVIFERSASNTTGDAGDAPHRRLTYEEAVEKAGFGLFHWLLLVVCGWANASDAVEILCVSFLLPTARCDLLLSSSDMGLLTASIFLGMMVGGYMWGYLADQRGRRRVLIVSLTINGLFGGLASVAPWFWLFLLLRFISGIGVGGSIPVIFSYFSEFMPRLRRGAMISALATFWMAGNILAAGLAWLVIPRTWAHFSLGSLEFQSWRLFVVLCSVPSLTSAILFKLLMPESPKFLMEAGRETEAIHVFQVMFKLNTWRKGKDLPEFGLCTSSKQKGEVEETRGRSSRGGRLASILKKALVPIKQMFRESLKCRSISLLIIFYCISFGYYGLWMWFPELFKRIEDGGSPCANGSVTSPLHDQTCYPVKTAVYMEGFIIAAANLPGNIFTILMMDSTGGKALLSFSLMVSSLSVFLIYVVQTKVQSLILSCVFSGVSVIAWNALDVIGTELYPTQLRSSALGFFTGVGRVAAITGNIAFGKLVDTNCAVPVLLVSALLLTGGLVALLLPQTRQTELT